tataaataaaaaattattttccaaatacTCCAACATAAAATTCATTGTTACAATTGCACGTCCCCTCTCAACCCCTCTCTCTCGATCTTTTCCATGGCTCCACTCACGGCCCACCTCTAGGATTTGCAtctttttgttgttaaaaatataaagttcatattatttataatgTATAAACGACAACATGTCTCGTGTGTGAATAAATTTTAAGTACAACAAACTTTTGTAATTACAGTTATATAAGTTATTTGGATAAGTtcatatactttttttatatatttttatgattatatttatatatattattgagtatttacaattattttatctgttttataattttattttggtttttcttcttattttataaaaaccagcTAAATTTAGCCATAAAAAGCTCATAAAAGCTCCAAAAAAAACCCACTAAAAAACCAAGGGTTTTTAGGTTTCcttcattaaaaaatcaaatcaaaattaattggtttgAACTAGTTTCTGGTTAAGTGTGTATATTCTGATTTGgttggtttttatttataaaagaatgcttttatttataaaaaatcaacttgaactGAAAATGCTTACCTGTAGTGGGATTCTATTCAAATAATGTAATAAAGCGGAGTCAATTAGTGATTttccaaaaacttattttgagttttttcatattaagaGATTGTTTGGGAGTATGgttgaaattagtttttaaagtgttttttgtttgaaaatgcatcaaaataatttttttttattttttacatcaacacattaaaacgatttaaaaatataaaaaaattaatttgaaataaaaaattaaattttgttaaaattccAATGCAAACATAGCCTTAAACAAGGCCTACCACCCTCATTTTAAAAGTTCTAGTTCATGACTTGATACGtgaaaaaattttaacaattaaatacCTCATCCccatttagttattttactagTTTTGGTCACCGTGCTTTGATACggggttaaattatttttttatttaaaaaataatattcatataccacaaatgtatttgttttaaaaaaaatatgtgactTAAGTTATAAATTTGACTAGGTCGAATAATctagttttatttcaattagacaaaaaaaataaaaaaaaataacaataaattgatcaaattttaaaagaaaagtgattaggatAACTTGaggaaaaacaattttcaaaaacaaaaatataatatgtcTCAATTCACAGTCCATTAAATTCAGAAGaataaaataggataaaaaaacaacataaaaaactagttttggTTAATCCGAATTAGTATGACCAAACATATAACCCTAATAATCAAAGTTGAGTCAACTTGGAATATCCTGTCAAAACCGTGATCTAGATCATGGGATTGGAATAGctcgataaaaaataaagagaattttaaagcccttttaaaaaaaacatgtgaactTTTCAAACTAGTGACTTAGATCATTAGATCTAAAGcaccatattttaaaaaatcaggaaattcaattctcaatcaatcaaatattaaaagataaaattgaaaaacaaatatcaattatacaaaaggattagaaaaataacaattaaaataatgaagatcaaaattaaaataaaataaatcttatatttgattgaagagtgacattgaaaagaaaaataaattttacaaaaggaccaagaaaaaaaattagaaatcaaaacaataaggatcaaattgaaaaacataataccatcaatttggattaaatgatgaaattaaaaaccaataaaacttttatggaagggccaaagaaaaaaaatagaaatagaaagaataaggatcaaattgaaaaatataatatttgataaattgggattgaataattaaattgaaaacaaataaaacttctacaaaagagccaataacaaaaactaaaaattaaatgaataaattctaaagttgaaataccaacaaGAAAAAAGTCAAAGCCATAATTtgatgagaaagaaaataaaaaaaagtccacCAATGAGAAACTAGACCTTCAAAACTAACATGCATCACTCCAAATGGAATAGGACATGGCAATGCTTTTAACAacatggaaaaaatatatttttggatgctAGGAGTCGTAACATGCGCTGCCCGAAGTGCATGAGCACCTCCCACATGTCtgcccttttttgtttttattttttttttatttagccaaataccaaattgcccATGATCTCACATGgtaataacaaagaaaaaacattgtgaaAAAAAAGTCCCTTAActccaattttgatttttttgcttttaaaagcattttgatcattttattgtgctttttaattatttattatttttttatatttagtaaaataacaaattGTTACTCAGCTGAcattataataatgaaaaaccATTGTAAAAATATCCCTTGATGctagttttaagttttttgtttttaatggtattttatttgtttcattgtgtaattaaaattagaaaagacttattggtttcgattaatttgataataagtAATGAGTCTCTTGAAaagattttaatacatttaattaCAATTGTTAAGTTTTTAAGGTGAAgaggtaaaattattattgcatTATTCAGTAAACAGTATAAATAAGTCTACAGTTGCATTgtttttcaaaagcaaattagttgtttttaataaataaaaatttatataaatatttctataattttttttattatgaagaaGAGGTCTGAGCTTGTAAGTAATTGACATTGAATTTCTTTCATTGAAAGGGTATCAagaattgcttttttttaattaaaaaaaaactacatgagTTTAGACTGTACCCAAAAAAGATTGTAGGAtagaattaatttctaaaactatagtgaaattttttaaatcgtGGGTAATGCATGTTCGGGGTGATGCCTAGTATGTTATAAAACCAAACTCGaggaaaagaaattacaaaattGAACCATGTTGGTGAACAGAAAGAAATTCTTGCAGATATTGCCGTGCATTGTCAATCCTACACGAGACATgagattaagaagaaaaaacatgatattaacATCGCAGGAAAACTGCCTAAAAAACCAACAGAAATGTACATGATAGAGAACACAATTTTTACTACAAATTTCGACCTCCTAGAAAGTCTGTCACCCGTCCTTGTGAAGAAGGAACTCAGTATACCTTTCTGAGATGGTGGCTGCCATGCCACAAGGCTTTGCCCAAATATGAGGTGTTCTCCGCAAGAGCTTTCATTTGGTGGAATGGCTAGCAAAGGTATATCGTATCCCCTTTTAAGAGAATCCCAGCACGAGTGATAAGAGCAAAGGCTATTACCATTTTCATTACCATCATGACTTTTAAAGCGTGCATGGTTGCTGTGTTCGAGCATAAAACGAAGCATCGACTCGGACGCCGGCAACCTCTCCTAGGACTTCTTCTTTGGCCTAAAGCAATGTCTCAGACTAGTATTTGTTCTATTCTCCTAATTGCTTCCCTCGTGTCTAACCGCTGCACTGGACTACTTTCGATGCAAGTTGCCCCAATTCGGAGTAACTGCACCATTTGGTCAATTGAACTAGTGTTGTTCGCAATCTCAGGATCGATCAAGTCCTGCTCTCTCTGTTCAGAACTTGCTTGTACGACCCATTGGACCACATCAGTCCCTCCCTTGCCATTGGTAAGATACTGAGAAGGGAACTTCCCTGTAATGATTTCAAGAATTATGATACCTAGACAATAGACATCAGACTTCGGAGAAATTTGCTGGTGTTGGATATATTCCGGGGACTTGTAAGCAAACATCGCTTGTGCAGCATGGTTGGGATTGGTTAGCGGGTCCAGGGCATAGTCAATGATTAGCGGCTCGTAGTTTTCACTTAAAAGAACATTGCTGGACTTGAGATTTCCATGTGGAAGGTCATAGGTTGCATACTCTGAATGGAGAAAACCTAATGCACTTGAGATTCCCTTGATTATCTTCAGACGTGTGGGCCAATTGAGGTCGGCATGACATGTTCCACGGTCACCTGAAGAACAATGAACTTCAGATCAGACATCGATGTGGAGGAAAATGCAGGGAAAATATTAAGAATGCTGGTTTTGCtaatccaataaaaacaaagtgttGGTTCTACTCCACAAAATTTAGAACAGAGGCCACTTGACAAGATGAAAGGAATAAATTTGAAAGCCTTCAAAACTATCAGAAACACAATCCTAGTAATTTGGGATTGAAGCTAGAACATATTTTCCATGATCACACACAAATCACTGTCAGCCTATTGGATGGCATGCTTTATTCAGCAAGATTTTGATGAAGGCATGAGATTGTTAGGGAGGGCGGTTCAAGCACTGCCTCCTCATATCTTCCAATTCCCTCTAAAACCATCTGTATTCTTGCTTTTGTTGATTAGCATGTGATCATAATCAGTCGAGTTAATGATTATCACAGGTTTTCAATTACACAATGTTTAGCATGGCAAGAGTGACAATCACAtagacagataaaaaaataggaaaaaatataaTGGAAAAAACTTCCTGAGGATCTCATACCATGCAAGACATACAACAAGCTGCCCTTGGGCACATACTCTGATACCAACAGCTTCTCCTCCTTCCTGTAATGGTATGCCAATGGtgccaaaatatttttgtgcttTATCCTTCCAAACCGTCTCATCTCAACATCAAACCCATCTCTCCCTAACTTATTCATCTCCCTCATCCTCTTCACCACCACTGACAATCCATTTGTCATGACAGCCTTGTATGCAGACCCCAACCCACCATTTCCCAACACTTCTGCTGCTGCCTTCATCAAATCAGGCAATCCAAATGCACCCTTTTCATCGTTAATCATGATCAGATCACCCATACCATTCTTGCTTCCGTGAGAGGAACCCTTCCGGGAAGAGTCAAAGCCTCTCCGAGTACTCCCTTCAGCTGGCTTCTTAATTGAGCGTACGCGCACAGGAATCATCTCAGCGGGTGTTTCTTTCTCCAAAATACTGAAATCATCGTCTTTATCCTTCTTCCTCCCAGTAAAGGCAGCGATAATTAAAATACCCATCACTACTAGAACTCCGATTCCAATTGCCAATTTGGTATGACCGTCTGAATTTgcgctttcttttttttcttcaacagcAGGTTGAGGCAAAGATTCTGCAACCATTAAGGAGCAATCCCTGTCAAGTTGTTTCCCACAGAGTCTGTCATTTCCTAGAAATGATTCGTTACTGAATTTGGAAAAGCTGTCGGGGATCTCTCCTTCAAGTTTGTTGTGTGAAAGGTCCAGGGAAGTTACCGTCGTGGGTTTTTTCAACGGTGGGATATGTCCAGAGAATTGGTTGCCTTCGAGATGCAGTTCCAATAGATGCGGTAAACTCATTAATGAAACAGGTATATTCCCTGTGAAATCATTATTAGACAGCCAAACTTTCTTTAAAGATGCCATGGAGGAAAAGAAATCATTTGGTATTTGGCCTGAAAACTTGTTGTGAGACAACAAGAGTAATTTCAGTGCACCCAATTTATTGAACGCTGGGATTTGACCGGAGAAAGAGTTGTTCTTTAAACTGAGGGTTCGAAGAGCACGGAGTTGTTGCAATGCCTCAATATCAATTGTTCCTGACAGACCAAAGTCTGAGAGATGGAGACCTGTGATGAGACCACCAAAACAAATGATACCAGCCCACCTCTTAACACAAGGAGAGGAGCGTGAATCCCAATCATCCAATGCCTCAGCGTTGGTGAAAGAGCTCTTGACCTTGAGGAGAGCCTCGTTTTCTGTCAAGGAAAATGCAAGTTTGGAGAGGGAGAAGGAGAAGGTGAGAAGGGAAAGCACGAAGACGGTACGAATACGAACAGCAGCCATTGCCAAGCCGGAAATGTCAGAAAATCCCGGATAGAAACCTGCCACTGTGCGGAAGGATTTCGTGGGTCTCTAGATCTCTTTGGTCGcttattgttttccttttgtttagCTTGGGTTTGAGAGGGTGTGTCATGTTGACTTTTCTGTGTGGCTTTGAGGGAATTGTTGATTAGGCTAGCAAGTATTGTTATTTAGATTCTAAGAATAGAATTCCAAATTAAAGAGGTACAGCCGTCTTATAGAGGAGAAATGATTCATGGTATCGAGAGAGATCTGCAACAATCGTTGACCCTGTCAATTACTTGATGAGCTGCCAAATTTATCAAGACCTTGTACCATTGATTTAGCATCACTGGTTTTGTATCTGCGCTCATTTGATGGTTGTCAAGAGCAGTTTGTCGAACCAGTAATCGTGCTAAAAGTTTTCTGTTTAGATCCTTTTCTTAGTGGAACTATCTGCTTTCCATCAATGCAATCGTACGAGTGCAGGGATTGCCCAAGCACATTACTTGTCATGTCATTAAATCAGCTTGAATACTTGCAAAATGAAAGATCGAAACACGATACAAGCTCAAGAAATAACTAAACTCTTTGCATACACAACTCTCATTACCAATCCTGGCTTTCTGTTCAACTGCATCGGAAAGTTTCTTTGCTCAACTAGCTTGCCCTTGCATTTAGTGAGATGTGAAAGCCTGCAGccatgaataataattaaatcttcttcttcaatgATGATAACCAATGGTTAATGAATATGATCAGGTATAGAGTATTACAGAAAATATGTTGCAGTGACCAGGATCTGCAATGTGAGCCATCAAATTATCAATAGGGCCTTCTCCAGTGTAAATGGCCTGGAACCAAAAACCAACAAATGCTAGCATAGCAAGACGCCCGTTCTTTATCTCTTTAGTCCTTATTGCCATTACAGGTTCCGGTGACCCTCTACCCCAATTCCAGGGATCAAACCATAAGCCACCGGGGTAGCCAATATCTGGCTTCGGTTTCGTTTTGTGTGGTAATTTAGGATCTATGTCAACACACCCTGGCTTAATCATATCAGCCCATCTTCTTCCCTCAACCCAGCCCATCAGGATTAACTGCACTACAAACAAGGTTGTAGGATCTGCAAAGTATTCTCGAGTGCCAGCATCAAACCAATTGAAATTATCAATAAAGCCTAGTCTTTCTAGCCATTCTGGGATGAGAATTCCTGCTGCGGCTAGCATTGCCCACCTGCCATGTATTAGCTCAGCTTGTGCGAACCATTTAAGCAACTCTGGATCAGACCCTGAAATACATGATGCATGATGATGGATATCAACAGCTAATATAATTACTTTATGGAGTGTGGAACAAGATCAAAAAGCCTTATAAAACTTtggaaaaaaacaacttgaacgTTCAGTCAACAGTTCTGGAAGATGCTTCAGTGAGATGTTCGGTTCCGCTTACCTAATCCAAGCGGGTCGAAGCCGAAATCTCCAGGAAGGCTTCATTTAACACAAAGAAAGAATTAAAGTTTCAAAATCATATTTCACTAATTATGAATACAGTTATCCAacacaaaggaaaagaaagggaaaaatcaTCAACCGAACCGGTATTTAGCAAAGACAGAGCAGTGTAGCGAGAAATGTGCCTGTACAAGATAGCATAAAATAAAGTAACGTTACCTTCCGTCAAGCCATTCAGGTGGTGAGCTACCAGGGAACCACAATGGCCTATCCGGAGGGAGCGGTTCACATACACTTGAAACCCCTTTTGTTGCATTTACTCTGACTTTCACTGCCTGGCATTTTTCAATTTTCCCCAGCAAGGATTTTTGAGGTTTATCCCTGTTTACTCAAACAGAAAGCGCTGTAAATCAGTGAGCAATTTGAATCAAGTTTAGATATGAATTGATTAATGTCAGATATAATTAAGCATCCAATATTAAACAGCATGAaagaaaatggagaagaaaTGATCGGTGATCACCTTGTCCTGGTTGGAAGGCTTGACAATGAAGAAGAGGCAAAGTTCAGAGCCATGGATGACCGACCAGACCAATCCAGAGCTGTAGTGCAGCTGGGAGCTGACTGTCTCTTGATTTAAGCAGGCTACCTCAGCTTATCCATCCTGTAAAGATACATGGATGAGTGCACTCCTTTGCATGCAAGTAAAGAACCAACTGTAACTTGACACGTGTTCAGGATAAATGACTCAAACTCTGCGCTTTCTAGGCCCTTTACCCTGTCCTACAGTCCAAGACTTTTGTGCACTGACGCCTGACCCCGTTTGTTTGGGCTTGGGCCCGTATGAGACTGAACGtaaattactattactattactattactattactattattattattattaactatatactaaataaaaatataggctTTTCACTATGCATTCACAGTTCACCCACACACATTTCTTGTTCACTCTACTATTTaggattttttctattataagtCCCTAAAATTTTTATAGTTGTCCACTTCGGTCACTGAAacttttatccttttaattatgtccttttcagtttaattttatatatttttatgcacTTAGatccttttcaaatttttttatcccgTTTACCttatatatcttaaaatattacGCTATTAGATTAGATACCAAttctataaatttaaatttgacattatttaaaaaaatagaaagatggAGGACAAGAACCAACATACAGAGCTCTTTGGCTTGGCGGggctaaaattatatttcatccctaaaaatttaagttttttcataATTAGTTATTGTTCTTAGTTTAGCGTGTTTAGATCcccatctttatttttttcatattaatctCTAAATATTAAGAGATGAAAAAGAAAGTGATGTGTTGgtcataatcaaataaaaaaaattgaacttaatGTCATTGAGTTTCTCTGCACATGAGAAgtttcattaatatattttttttcattaattagaacttgctttttttagattattttttttatttaaaaacaatacttataatgaaaaaagaaacatgtttttggtaaaaaaaaaaagcatcaataaGAAGGAAGATAAACTTCCCGTTTTAGTCTTAAATTAGCATTTTCAAATGGTTTTATTAAGAGTAGACATTGTCTTTCCATTTCTCGATTAAAAAACTTCATCATACCAAAACACACATTTATAACATTTACATTTTGAACAATTCCACTCATTGTTCCCTTTACTCAAAGCACTATGAATTCCACTTTTCATTTCtacaatacattttttttttcagtcattgaactttatttttgtgcAATCTCATCCTCCGAAGTCATATTAGATGGTTTTACATGTTGAGATTATTTTCACCTCTCTCACAAGCAAAATGTGGAGGAATTCCCAATGTCAAATTAAAGGCAAACAATAAAAGTTGAGCCCAATGTTCTAAAGGCATGAAAAACTTAAAAGGTGAGATCTTGAAGTTCCaatctataaattatttaatcctTGATAATTTAGAATTACATTATTTAATCCTTGACAAATTATCCTAGTTAATGACAACCTTACTTATTTACAAAgctattttaaac
The Populus nigra chromosome 3, ddPopNigr1.1, whole genome shotgun sequence genome window above contains:
- the LOC133688252 gene encoding pollen receptor-like kinase 3 codes for the protein MAAVRIRTVFVLSLLTFSFSLSKLAFSLTENEALLKVKSSFTNAEALDDWDSRSSPCVKRWAGIICFGGLITGLHLSDFGLSGTIDIEALQQLRALRTLSLKNNSFSGQIPAFNKLGALKLLLLSHNKFSGQIPNDFFSSMASLKKVWLSNNDFTGNIPVSLMSLPHLLELHLEGNQFSGHIPPLKKPTTVTSLDLSHNKLEGEIPDSFSKFSNESFLGNDRLCGKQLDRDCSLMVAESLPQPAVEEKKESANSDGHTKLAIGIGVLVVMGILIIAAFTGRKKDKDDDFSILEKETPAEMIPVRVRSIKKPAEGSTRRGFDSSRKGSSHGSKNGMGDLIMINDEKGAFGLPDLMKAAAEVLGNGGLGSAYKAVMTNGLSVVVKRMREMNKLGRDGFDVEMRRFGRIKHKNILAPLAYHYRKEEKLLVSEYVPKGSLLYVLHGDRGTCHADLNWPTRLKIIKGISSALGFLHSEYATYDLPHGNLKSSNVLLSENYEPLIIDYALDPLTNPNHAAQAMFAYKSPEYIQHQQISPKSDVYCLGIIILEIITGKFPSQYLTNGKGGTDVVQWVVQASSEQREQDLIDPEIANNTSSIDQMVQLLRIGATCIESSPVQRLDTREAIRRIEQILV
- the LOC133688253 gene encoding photosystem I chlorophyll a/b-binding protein 6, chloroplastic, with protein sequence MALNFASSSLSSLPTRTRDKPQKSLLGKIEKCQAVKVRVNATKGVSSVCEPLPPDRPLWFPGSSPPEWLDGSLPGDFGFDPLGLGSDPELLKWFAQAELIHGRWAMLAAAGILIPEWLERLGFIDNFNWFDAGTREYFADPTTLFVVQLILMGWVEGRRWADMIKPGCVDIDPKLPHKTKPKPDIGYPGGLWFDPWNWGRGSPEPVMAIRTKEIKNGRLAMLAFVGFWFQAIYTGEGPIDNLMAHIADPGHCNIFSAFTSH